Proteins co-encoded in one Dyella japonica A8 genomic window:
- a CDS encoding DUF2118 domain-containing protein: MPHLPRFGDVAWRWVAYASSAIVLIAVASAFHAEIELKRDVACEVVSPSVLPIPVQGGKVSGVYVHAGQRIRQGEPLLALLSIASGVSESAGDVDNVVAPQDGVVAFVHARVGRWLERGDVAVILDTQPDGPLQVVLRIPSGQRGFVQHGQRVGIKLDAFPFSRFGVRAATIGSVSEVTTGNAVADSPLEDSGIAKDASSDYLAWASLGARTFRYGGEELHIFPGMRGRASIVVERLTLAEWLFAPLLRAVRG, translated from the coding sequence ATGCCTCATCTTCCCCGCTTTGGCGACGTGGCTTGGCGTTGGGTTGCCTACGCCTCGTCAGCGATCGTGCTTATCGCTGTTGCATCGGCGTTTCATGCAGAGATTGAACTGAAGCGCGACGTTGCCTGTGAGGTGGTGTCGCCGTCTGTGCTGCCGATTCCGGTGCAAGGCGGGAAAGTTTCTGGTGTATACGTCCATGCGGGACAGCGGATAAGGCAAGGCGAACCCTTGCTTGCGCTGTTGTCCATCGCATCGGGAGTATCCGAGTCGGCTGGTGACGTCGATAACGTCGTCGCACCACAGGATGGTGTTGTCGCATTCGTTCATGCCCGGGTTGGGCGCTGGCTGGAACGCGGCGATGTTGCGGTGATCCTTGATACCCAGCCGGATGGGCCACTACAGGTGGTTCTGCGCATCCCTTCCGGTCAGCGCGGGTTCGTGCAGCACGGCCAGCGCGTGGGCATCAAGTTGGATGCGTTCCCCTTTTCGCGCTTTGGCGTGCGTGCGGCCACGATAGGCTCCGTGTCCGAAGTGACGACGGGTAATGCCGTTGCTGACAGTCCGCTGGAAGATTCCGGCATCGCCAAGGACGCCAGCTCGGACTATCTCGCCTGGGCCTCATTGGGTGCCCGCACGTTTCGCTACGGCGGGGAAGAGCTCCACATTTTTCCGGGTATGCGGGGCAGGGCGTCCATCGTGGTTGAGCGACTGACGCTGGCTGAGTGGCTGTTCGCACCGCTGCTTCGCGCCGTTCGCGGTTGA